The proteins below come from a single Alkaliphilus sp. B6464 genomic window:
- a CDS encoding GspE/PulE family protein, with amino-acid sequence MNFLEYLFNNGVIREEIYQEVKIKGDNCMDYLFEHKLLNKEVLIKYIKQFYMIDYVDLKKQHITEEIIRLIPENLIMKYELIAFDNDGEFIKIAVSKPHNYVLDEDLDIMLHPMKIKKYFAFSKEILAKIESINKSNVDNVIDDNLKIDDGAFVQIVDRIIRSALSKEVSDIHLEPIDKRVRVRFRVDGDLEIQKEFNFPIGEYSGLVSRVKVLADMDPTKSREAQDGRIANYELDGQKYDLRISSLPTVYGEKIVMRVLEDKSQIKDFRPLGFSEKEIETLDKMLEKDNGILLITGETGSGKSTTLYAILNKMNNEEVNICTVENPVESSIPGVNQVQVNPQAGITFSSALRTFLRQDPDIVVVGETRDTETAKTAVDAANTGHYVLSTIHTNNATTTINRLIAMGIEPYKLADNIAGIISQKLIKKVCPFCQESHNATEKELSFLKKVEEKYQRKIITGNEVFYKGTGCSECKDGYKGRVVIMEMLLIDDIINELIASNLNSTELRKEVAKNQSFLPFELEAIEKAKLGKIDIKDVIRMFN; translated from the coding sequence ATGAATTTTTTAGAGTATTTATTTAATAACGGAGTTATTAGAGAGGAAATATATCAAGAAGTTAAAATAAAAGGAGATAATTGTATGGATTACCTCTTTGAACACAAACTTCTTAATAAAGAAGTCTTGATTAAATATATAAAACAATTTTATATGATAGATTATGTTGATTTGAAAAAACAACATATAACAGAAGAAATTATTAGATTAATTCCTGAAAATTTAATTATGAAATATGAATTAATAGCATTTGATAATGACGGAGAGTTTATTAAAATCGCAGTATCTAAACCTCATAATTATGTGTTGGATGAAGATTTGGATATAATGTTGCACCCCATGAAGATTAAGAAATATTTTGCTTTTAGTAAAGAAATTCTTGCAAAAATTGAAAGCATAAATAAATCAAATGTAGATAATGTAATAGATGACAATTTAAAAATAGATGATGGTGCATTTGTACAAATTGTAGATAGAATTATTCGTTCAGCATTATCTAAAGAAGTTTCTGACATACACTTAGAGCCAATTGATAAAAGAGTAAGAGTTAGATTTAGAGTTGATGGTGATTTAGAGATTCAAAAAGAGTTTAATTTTCCAATTGGAGAATATTCAGGTCTTGTATCAAGAGTAAAGGTTCTTGCAGATATGGACCCTACTAAAAGCAGAGAGGCACAAGATGGAAGAATTGCTAATTATGAATTAGATGGGCAAAAATATGATCTTCGTATTTCTTCTTTACCTACGGTTTATGGAGAAAAGATTGTAATGAGGGTATTGGAAGATAAATCTCAAATTAAGGATTTTAGACCATTAGGTTTTAGTGAAAAAGAAATTGAAACTTTGGATAAAATGCTTGAGAAAGATAATGGAATCCTTCTCATTACAGGAGAAACTGGTTCTGGTAAATCTACAACCCTATATGCTATTTTAAATAAAATGAACAATGAAGAAGTAAATATCTGTACTGTGGAAAATCCTGTTGAATCTTCTATCCCCGGTGTAAATCAAGTACAGGTAAACCCACAAGCAGGAATTACATTTTCATCAGCACTTAGAACATTTTTAAGACAAGATCCCGACATTGTAGTTGTAGGAGAAACTCGTGATACTGAAACCGCAAAAACAGCCGTTGATGCTGCCAACACAGGTCATTATGTTTTATCTACCATTCATACAAATAACGCAACAACTACTATCAATAGACTTATCGCTATGGGGATTGAGCCTTATAAACTAGCAGATAACATAGCAGGAATCATTTCTCAAAAACTCATAAAAAAGGTATGTCCTTTCTGCCAAGAATCACATAATGCAACTGAAAAAGAACTTTCCTTTCTCAAAAAGGTAGAAGAAAAATATCAAAGAAAAATAATTACTGGTAATGAAGTTTTCTATAAGGGGACTGGTTGTAGTGAATGTAAAGATGGATACAAAGGAAGGGTTGTTATTATGGAAATGCTATTAATTGATGATATTATTAATGAATTAATTGCATCAAATTTAAATAGTACAGAACTTAGAAAAGAAGTTGCTAAAAATCAAAGTTTCCTTCCTTTTGAATTAGAGGCTATTGAAAAGGCTAAATTAGGTAAAATTGATATAAAGGACGTTATAAGAATGTTTAATTAA
- a CDS encoding type IV pilus modification PilV family protein, whose amino-acid sequence MKKKKFSLIEGLISIMLFAFILGILRYIVFDSSIYAKSIKYNNSQIAHIQNAFILFDEDLNYTYKINISKNQIIAQTSLDEIIYTKKNGGLYRNNVKLLDLSNIDIYFYDATSEINNGNGTTIVKLDIFYKKKNKLEENTVNFTKYINTQEKL is encoded by the coding sequence ATGAAAAAAAAGAAATTCTCACTAATAGAAGGTCTTATAAGCATTATGTTGTTTGCTTTTATATTAGGTATTCTAAGATATATAGTGTTTGACTCTAGTATTTATGCTAAATCCATTAAATATAACAATAGCCAGATTGCACATATTCAAAATGCTTTTATATTGTTTGATGAAGATTTAAATTATACCTATAAAATAAATATAAGTAAAAATCAAATTATTGCACAAACCTCATTAGATGAAATTATTTATACTAAAAAAAACGGAGGTTTATATCGAAATAATGTTAAGTTATTGGACCTAAGTAATATAGATATTTATTTTTATGATGCTACTTCAGAAATCAATAATGGAAACGGCACAACTATTGTAAAATTAGATATTTTTTATAAGAAAAAAAATAAATTGGAAGAAAACACAGTAAATTTTACAAAATACATAAATACACAAGAAAAACTATAG